In Thermus oshimai DSM 12092, the sequence CCTGGAAGCCTTCCGCCTCCTCCAGGAGCTCCTTGAGGAGGCGGAGCCGTTCCAGGGGCCCCGCCTGGAGGAGGGCCCTGGCCGTTTCCATCCGCGCCCGGAAGGCCTCGAGGTCGGCAAGGGCCCCAAGAAGCCTCCCCGGGGCCCCCTTGGCGTAGGCCAGAAGCTCCGGGTCCTCCGTGAGGGCCCTAAGCTTCTCCTCGGGCACAGGGGAAAAGGCCACCTCCACCGCCCGGCTGGCCAGGGTGGGGAGGAGGGTGTCCCGGCTGGGGGCGATGAGGATCAGGCGGGCGTAGGCCGGGGGCTCCTCCAGGAGCTTCAAAAGGGCGTTGGCCGCGGGAGGGGTGAGGAGGTGGGCGCCGTCCAGGATGGCCACCTTGGCCCGGGCCCGGGGGTGGGTGGAAAGCCAGGCGAAGAGGGGTTCCACCTCTTCCAAGGAGAGCTCGGCCTTTCCCCTCAGGGCCTTTCCCTTGGGGGCGATCTCCAGGAGGTCGGGGTGCTCCGAAAGGGGTGGGGGCGGGAAGCCCAGGTTCAGGCCCAGGGCGTACCACCGGGCCA encodes:
- a CDS encoding DNA polymerase III subunit delta' translates to MASGAAQGGTIIGHEAILALLPRIEASTLLFTGPEGVGRRTVARWYALGLNLGFPPPPLSEHPDLLEIAPKGKALRGKAELSLEEVEPLFAWLSTHPRARAKVAILDGAHLLTPPAANALLKLLEEPPAYARLILIAPSRDTLLPTLASRAVEVAFSPVPEEKLRALTEDPELLAYAKGAPGRLLGALADLEAFRARMETARALLQAGPLERLRLLKELLEEAEGFQALHTLLKDPAHLSALFRAQEALERYVSPDLVLARLALDLGV